TCCTGTGCAACTGGTGCTCTTACGGGGGAGCGGATACAGCTGGGGTTTCGCGCTTTAAGCAGCCCACTGATCTGCGCATCATTCGCGTCCCCTGCTCCGGGAGGGTTAACCCGCTGTTTATCGTCAAGGCGCTCCTCAATGGCGCGGATGGCGTTTTGGTCTCTGGGTGTCACCCGCGGGACTGTCATTATTCGGAAGGGAACTACTATGCCCGCCGCAGGCTGGAAATGCTCAAGCGAATG
The sequence above is a segment of the Dehalococcoidia bacterium genome. Coding sequences within it:
- a CDS encoding hydrogenase iron-sulfur subunit, with the protein product MSVVAEKELRIIGFLCNWCSYGGADTAGVSRFKQPTDLRIIRVPCSGRVNPLFIVKALLNGADGVLVSGCHPRDCHYSEGNYYARRRLEMLKRMLPFLGIDERRFHYTWVSASEGARWQKTVTDFTKVIHELGPMNRQPAVSDKPSAKIT